The following proteins come from a genomic window of Phaeodactylum tricornutum CCAP 1055/1 chromosome 19, whole genome shotgun sequence:
- a CDS encoding predicted protein — MSAAAATTSSAGTLRFEDGAVQFRQRIVVSILSHRSLLIRNIRAEDIDAPGLRQYEASFLRLIDSMTNGSRIEINSTGTQLRLSPGVLTGGSIEHTCPVPTQPTDSRPDEESMDSSRSIGWFLEGILPLAPFGKEPLSVSFFGITDGTCDVDPTSDYLKASALPLFQKFGVGVTDAEDFLSPQAPSIRVVRRGAAPAGGGRVELYSPVVQVLQPIEFTDPGKFKRVRGTAITCKIVSSSMAARVAFASKGLLHRLLPDVWIHTDAHTIKHHKCGPSPGLSLVLTAESTNGVVLTAECCLDYRKDASRELPEDLGTRGSALLLNEIRKGGCVDTGMQSLALLWMCLSPEDVSRIRVGTLSQYAVESLRLFKQAFGVEFKVKPDHATKTVLLSCLGSGYRNMSRAAT, encoded by the coding sequence ATGTCTGCGGCAGCGGCAACTACTAGCAGCGCGGGGACGCTGCGGTTCGAAGATGGCGCCGTCCAGTTCCGGCAGCGCATCGTGGTTAGCATTCTCTCGCACCGATCACTTCTGATACGCAATATTCGAGCGGAAGACATTGATGCACCGGGTTTGCGGCAGTATGAAGCTTCATTTCTGCGATTAATTGACAGCATGACGAATGGTAGTCGTATTGAAATCAACAGTACGGGTACACAACTTAGGTTAAGTCCAGGAGTGTTGACTGGAGGATCCATTGAACATACTTGTCCAGTTCCGACACAGCCAACAGATTCCCGCCCAGACGAAGAATCAATGGATTCATCTCGCTCGATTGGTTGGTTTTTGGAAGGCATACTTCCGCTCGCCCCTTTTGGCAAGGAACCCTTGTCGGTTTCCTTTTTTGGCATTACAGACGGCACTTGCGACGTCGATCCTACCTCAGACTACCTTAAAGCCTCCGCTCTGCCCTTGTTTCAAAAGTTTGGCGTGGGTGTGACGGATGCCGAAGATTTCCTGTCGCCACAAGCACCGAGTATTCGCGTGGTGCGACGCGGTGCGGCTCCGGCCGGAGGCGGTCGCGTGGAGCTCTATTCTCCCGTCGTGCAAGTACTGCAACCGATCGAATTTACGGATCCCGGAAAGTTCAAACGGGTCCGCGGGACAGCCATTACCTGCAAAATTGTCTCGTCGAGTATGGCCGCACGGGTTGCCTTTGCCTCCAAAGGCCTCTTGCACCGATTGCTGCCGGATGTTTGGATCCATACAGACGCGCACACCATCAAACACCACAAATGCGGTCCGAGTCCCGGCTTGAGTCTCGTATTGACGGCAGAATCTACCAACGGTGTTGTGTTGACGGCCGAGTGCTGTTTGGACTACCGTAAAGATGCTAGTCGGGAATTACCGGAAGACTTGGGCACACGAGGATCGGCTTTGCTGTTGAACGAAATTCGTAAAGGCGGTTGTGTCGATACCGGAATGCAAAGTCTGGCGCTATTGTGGATGTGTTTATCACCCGAAGATGTGAGCCGAATACGGGTCGGTACCCTATCTCAGTACGCTGTAGAGTCGTTGCGGCTTTTCAAACAAGCCTTCGGTGTGGAGTTCAAAGTCAAACCGGATCATGCTACCAAAACGGTCCTCCTAAGTTGCTTGGGTTCTGGTTACCGAAACATGTCGCGGGCGGCAACGTAG